A DNA window from Camelina sativa cultivar DH55 chromosome 17, Cs, whole genome shotgun sequence contains the following coding sequences:
- the LOC104759369 gene encoding nucleobase-ascorbate transporter 8-like has translation MAGGNAEPPQKQDELQPHPVKDQLDGITYCLTSPLPWFGPAEAILLGFQHYLVMLGTTVLIPTMLASKIDGRNLNKVKLIQTLLFIVSGLINTLLQSWFATRLPAVISASYTYVPIILATRYNDIMDPQEKFEKIMRGIQGQGALIFASFLQILVGFSGLWRNVVRYLSPLSVVPLVAFSGFGLYEQGFPMLAKCIEIGLPEIINSHRLNQFVKLLPEWPLYGFIAYILTIGIDTQISCRTDRAGIISAAPWIRVPYPPSQWGTPTFNAGTPSFVSLVEVKRLISLDYYSKVFKNLEA, from the exons ATGGCAGGAGGAAATGCAGAGCCGCCGCAGAAACAGGACGAGCTTCAGCCTCATCCGGTAAAGGATCAACTTGACGGTATCACTTACTGCCTCACAAGTCCTCTTCC TTGGTTTGGACCAGCGGAGGCAATACTTTTGGGGTTTCAACACTACTTAGTGATGCTTGGAACGACTGTTCTCATTCCAACAATGTTAGCTTCAAAGATTGATGGAAGAAACCTAA ACAAGGTAAAGTTGATTCAGACATTGCTCTTTATTGTGTCTGGACTCATCAACACGTTATTGCAAAGCTGGTTTGCGACTCGTCTTCCTGCTGTCATTAGTGCTTCTTACACATATGTGCCAATCATCTTAGCTACTCGGTACAATGACATTATGGATCCTCAAGAG aaatttgaaaagataatGCGTGGAATACAAGGTCAAGGTGCTCTTATTTTTGCCTCATTTCTTCAGATCCTTGTTGGTTTCAGCGGCCTTTGGCGCAATGTAGTAAG gtACTTGAGTCCCTTATCTGTTGTGCCTCTTGTAGCATTTTCTGGCTTTGGACTCTATGAACAAGGATTCCCTATG CTAGCAAAATGCATTGAGATTGGACTGCCTGAGATCATAAATTCTCACAGGTTAAACCAATTTGTCAAATTGTTACCAGAG TGGCCATTGTATGGCTTTATTGCATACATTCTCACCATTGGAATTGATACTCAAATCAGTTGCAGAACTGATCGTGCTGGCATCATTAGCGCCGCTCCATG GATTCGAGTGCCTTATCCTCCTAGTCAATGGGGAACTCCTACTTTTAATGCAGGAACTCCTTCTTTCGTTTCTCTTGTTGAGGTCAAACGCTTAATCTCTCTCGATTACTATagcaaagtttttaaaaacctcGAGGCATAA